The sequence CTCGACCTCGGCGGCCCCCTTGGCCGCCTCCTGCGCGAACAACTCGAAGGTGATGAAGACCTTGGTGTCGGAGTCCGCCAGGTGGTACGCGACCTCACCGGCGCGCAGCAGCGGATTCAGCGGCACCATGACCAGGCCCGCCTTGAGGACGGCGAAGTAGGCGAAGAGGAACTGCGGCACGTTCGGCAGCTGCACCGCCACCTTGTCGCCCCGGCGCAGGCCCAGCCCGAGCAGGGCGGTGGCGACCCGCCCGGAGATCTCGTCCACCTGTCGGTAGCTGAAGCTCAGCTGGTCGAGGTGGCAGAGCGGCTTGTCGGGATGCGCCCGGCGGGGCTCCCGGAGGATGGTCGCGAGGTTGAAGCTCATCGGTGCTCCTCCTGTACGGCGAGTCGCTGGGACATCGAGCAACGTGACAGCCGGTCTACGCCCTCCGCCCTCGGGCGTCAAGGCATGACGAGGCCGCCGTCGACCGGCACGGTCACTCCGGTCACGTACGACGAGGCGTCACTGGCCAGCCAGATCAGCGTGGCGGCGAGCTCCTCGTGCTCGCCGAGCCGCCCGGCCGGGGCGAGCGCCTTGACCATCTCGAAGGTGCCCGGCTCCAGCTGGTCGCTCATCTCCGAGGCGAAGAAGCCGGGGGCGATGCAGTTGACCCGGATGCCCTTGCGGCCGGTCCACTGTGCCGCCAGGTCGCGGGTCAGGCCGATGACGCCGGCCTTGCTGGCGGCGTACGCGGCCTGCGGGATGCCGCCCGGGCGGAGGCCGATGACGCTGGAGATGTTGACGATGGCGCCGCCGCCGGTCGCCGCCCGGGCGAACGCCTGGGCCATCCAGTAGCTGCCCATCAGGTTGACGTCGACCACCGAGCGGAACTGCTCCGGGGTCTCCCGGGTGGCGGGCACCGCGGTGCCGACCCCGGCATTGTTGACCAGCACGTCCACCCGACCGAAGTGCTCGATGGCGGTGTCGACCAGCGCCTGGCAGTCCTCGGGCCGGCTGACGTCGG comes from Micromonospora purpureochromogenes and encodes:
- a CDS encoding SDR family NAD(P)-dependent oxidoreductase, translated to MDRFRLDGKVAVVTGASSGLGVSFARALAEAGADVVLGARRVERLPETGALVEAAGRRYAARATDVSRPEDCQALVDTAIEHFGRVDVLVNNAGVGTAVPATRETPEQFRSVVDVNLMGSYWMAQAFARAATGGGAIVNISSVIGLRPGGIPQAAYAASKAGVIGLTRDLAAQWTGRKGIRVNCIAPGFFASEMSDQLEPGTFEMVKALAPAGRLGEHEELAATLIWLASDASSYVTGVTVPVDGGLVMP